A window of the Isosphaera pallida ATCC 43644 genome harbors these coding sequences:
- a CDS encoding DUF1559 family PulG-like putative transporter, translating into MRQRRSGFTLIELLVVIAIIAVLIALLLPAVQAAREAARRAQCTNNLKQIGLAVHNYMSANQDAFPPAMVDNLRISTNCDQVPCQDFSIHVRLLPYMEQQPLYNTVNFMGAARWGPGANPDPVAGGFWGSKVNVTLATTIINTFLCPSDPNPGVLGVSEITGKRIGGCNYPVNMGFNRRFNGWRQQGPGYTAMTWDGAQGVVTNIASFTDGTSNTLIFSEWIKGPTGGDPFPVSLSKVYVLNRTSDASGYVPINGSREWAVAEACQNEPITGSTAQWGWKGEWWSHGWTQGFHMIQTPNRKACFYADIGTYRPARETSVIGASSLHPGGVNALMGDGSVKFIKQTISYVSWYALGTMDRGDVVDASAL; encoded by the coding sequence ATGCGACAACGACGATCCGGGTTCACCCTGATCGAACTGCTGGTGGTCATCGCCATCATCGCGGTTTTGATCGCGCTGCTGCTGCCCGCGGTTCAAGCAGCCCGCGAAGCGGCCCGCCGCGCTCAATGCACCAACAACCTCAAGCAGATTGGTCTGGCCGTTCACAACTACATGTCGGCCAACCAGGACGCCTTCCCGCCTGCGATGGTGGACAACCTGCGGATCAGCACCAACTGCGACCAGGTGCCCTGCCAGGATTTCTCGATCCATGTCCGGCTGCTACCCTACATGGAACAACAACCGCTGTACAATACGGTGAACTTTATGGGCGCAGCCCGTTGGGGTCCCGGCGCTAATCCCGACCCGGTTGCGGGCGGTTTCTGGGGTTCGAAGGTCAACGTGACCCTAGCGACTACGATCATCAACACGTTCCTGTGCCCCTCTGACCCCAACCCTGGCGTGCTGGGGGTTTCGGAAATCACCGGCAAGCGGATCGGCGGCTGCAACTATCCGGTGAACATGGGATTCAACCGCCGCTTCAACGGTTGGCGGCAACAAGGCCCGGGTTACACTGCGATGACCTGGGACGGCGCACAAGGCGTGGTCACCAACATCGCATCGTTCACCGACGGCACCTCCAACACCCTGATCTTTTCCGAATGGATCAAGGGTCCCACCGGCGGCGACCCCTTCCCGGTGAGCCTCTCCAAGGTGTACGTGCTGAATCGAACCAGCGATGCCAGCGGTTACGTCCCTATCAACGGCAGTCGTGAATGGGCCGTTGCCGAAGCCTGTCAGAATGAACCCATTACTGGTTCCACCGCCCAGTGGGGCTGGAAGGGCGAATGGTGGTCGCACGGCTGGACTCAGGGCTTCCACATGATTCAGACCCCCAACCGCAAAGCCTGCTTCTACGCCGACATCGGTACCTACCGCCCGGCCCGCGAGACCAGCGTCATCGGTGCCAGCTCGCTGCACCCCGGCGGGGTCAACGCCCTCATGGGTGACGGCTCGGTGAAATTCATCAAGCAAACCATCAGCTACGTTTCCTGGTACGCCCTGGGTACGATGGACCGTGGCGACGTGGTGGACGCCTCCGCGTTGTGA
- a CDS encoding tetratricopeptide repeat protein produces the protein MTIPILLVGWTWFNLASDDRLERAAEFERRGEYDPQLWNQTIRLSLDYLNDHPWSRQAARQAARGLCGRDFPDLAEPYFQRAGTLTQDDLHVRAYAITRSNRRDEAVQAYREIVQRDPTDVLAWQRMGGVLISQSKYDEALEVARRLIELPEGQVIGHQMAGLSHHANRDYGPAMDEWDALLKLDPRLEKVTLPHEVFWFYVGFDALQMGRADDVLTWLTPVVTQELDSPTLWALIGQAHQLQGEHHQAEAAFRRAVDRAPDYAVGWTYLGRTLLALNRPEEAVAALRRAIEQDRDIPAAYYALSQAQTRLGRRDLAQAALKEFQAARKRLDPNRQPNANTTDADNDALDIPAPRSDHSDLGSPRG, from the coding sequence GTGACGATTCCGATCCTTCTCGTCGGTTGGACTTGGTTCAACCTCGCCAGCGACGATCGACTCGAACGCGCCGCTGAGTTCGAGCGACGAGGCGAATACGACCCCCAACTCTGGAATCAAACCATTCGTTTGAGTTTGGATTATTTGAACGATCATCCCTGGAGCCGACAAGCCGCGCGTCAGGCCGCGCGGGGACTTTGCGGGCGGGACTTCCCTGACCTAGCCGAACCATACTTTCAACGCGCTGGCACTCTTACCCAGGATGACCTCCACGTGCGGGCCTACGCCATCACGCGAAGCAACCGCCGCGACGAGGCGGTTCAAGCCTATCGGGAGATTGTCCAACGCGATCCCACCGATGTCCTGGCGTGGCAACGCATGGGGGGCGTCTTGATCTCCCAATCCAAATATGACGAGGCTCTTGAAGTGGCCCGTCGGTTGATTGAATTGCCCGAAGGACAAGTGATCGGTCATCAGATGGCGGGTCTGAGTCACCACGCCAACCGCGATTACGGCCCGGCGATGGACGAGTGGGACGCGCTTTTGAAACTGGACCCCCGGTTGGAGAAGGTGACGCTGCCCCACGAGGTCTTCTGGTTTTATGTGGGGTTCGACGCTTTGCAAATGGGTCGGGCTGACGATGTGTTGACGTGGCTCACGCCGGTTGTCACCCAGGAGCTTGATTCACCAACCCTCTGGGCGTTGATTGGTCAAGCCCATCAACTCCAAGGTGAACATCATCAGGCTGAAGCCGCCTTCCGACGCGCGGTGGACCGCGCGCCGGATTACGCGGTCGGCTGGACCTACCTGGGACGTACCTTGTTGGCCCTCAACCGCCCCGAGGAGGCGGTGGCTGCCCTGCGGCGGGCGATCGAACAGGATCGGGACATCCCTGCGGCCTATTACGCCTTGAGTCAAGCGCAGACTCGATTGGGCCGACGCGACTTGGCCCAGGCCGCCCTCAAAGAGTTCCAGGCGGCCCGCAAACGCCTCGACCCCAACCGCCAACCCAATGCCAATACCACTGATGCCGACAACGACGCGCTGGATATCCCCGCGCCGAGGTCGGACCATTCCGACCTCGGTTCGCCCAGGGGCTGA
- the ruvX gene encoding Holliday junction resolvase RuvX, with amino-acid sequence MGTILALDHGLKRVGLAISDPGRSIASPLGRLERPGGEAGFTTEIQTLKRLVREHGVDRLVMGLPVHTSGRDSPQARAARQWGDRVAKELGLTIIYVDERYSTKHADELMREAGLSAAKRKRRVDSLAAVVILRDYLDAGCPDHAQVAPPIPLDDPLNDSSPTPADSNPENSPTAHASSPRIP; translated from the coding sequence ATGGGAACCATTCTGGCACTGGATCACGGTCTCAAACGGGTGGGCTTGGCCATCAGCGACCCCGGACGCTCCATCGCCTCCCCCCTGGGACGGTTGGAGCGACCCGGCGGCGAGGCGGGATTCACCACCGAGATCCAAACCCTCAAGCGGCTGGTTCGGGAGCACGGCGTGGATCGTCTGGTGATGGGCCTCCCGGTTCACACCAGCGGCCGGGACAGCCCCCAAGCCCGCGCTGCCCGGCAGTGGGGCGACCGCGTCGCCAAGGAACTCGGATTGACGATTATCTATGTTGATGAACGGTACTCCACCAAACATGCCGACGAGCTCATGCGCGAGGCCGGCCTGTCGGCTGCCAAACGCAAGCGGCGGGTCGATTCACTGGCGGCGGTGGTCATCCTCCGCGACTATCTCGACGCCGGCTGTCCCGACCATGCCCAGGTCGCTCCCCCCATCCCGCTCGACGATCCTCTCAACGATTCCTCCCCAACTCCAGCGGATTCCAATCCCGAGAACTCACCAACCGCCCACGCTTCCTCCCCTCGCATCCCATGA
- a CDS encoding SDR family oxidoreductase, which translates to MRDSHPPRPGSVLIVGCGYLGRRIARQLIRQGRDVFGTTRSPAKAEQLRSLGIHPVVVDLTDSTTEVVLPRVAGAIYCVGYDRSSGMPQRAVVVDALIATLPRLHARADKLAVASTTGVLGGTHGEWVDETTTAPPLTESGRLHAEAEQAILEFGQRHVWPVSIVRLAGLYGPGRLIRRADLLAGRPLSGDPDKWLNLIHIDDAAAALIASLDHAPPGAIYLAADDRPLPRRDYYLTSARLLGAPEPQFESNPANPDRPAEPNRRVRNRRLKQDLNWKPTHPTIDEGLVAALEEEQRDAHAETF; encoded by the coding sequence TTGAGGGACTCCCACCCGCCCCGACCCGGTTCGGTCCTGATCGTCGGCTGCGGCTACCTCGGACGACGCATCGCCCGCCAACTGATTCGCCAGGGACGCGACGTCTTCGGCACCACCCGCTCGCCGGCCAAGGCCGAGCAACTTCGCAGCCTGGGCATCCATCCCGTGGTGGTCGATCTGACCGATTCGACCACCGAGGTTGTTCTGCCGCGGGTCGCCGGCGCGATCTACTGCGTGGGCTACGACCGATCCTCGGGTATGCCACAACGCGCGGTGGTGGTGGACGCCCTCATCGCCACCCTGCCGCGGCTGCACGCCCGAGCCGACAAGCTGGCGGTGGCCAGCACCACCGGAGTCTTGGGCGGCACCCACGGCGAATGGGTCGATGAGACGACAACCGCTCCGCCACTCACCGAGTCGGGACGGCTGCACGCCGAAGCCGAACAGGCGATCCTGGAGTTCGGCCAACGTCATGTCTGGCCGGTGAGCATCGTTCGTTTGGCTGGCCTGTACGGCCCCGGCCGTCTGATCCGACGCGCTGACCTCCTGGCCGGACGCCCTTTGTCCGGCGATCCCGACAAGTGGCTCAACCTCATTCACATCGACGACGCGGCCGCCGCCCTGATCGCCTCGCTCGACCACGCCCCTCCAGGCGCGATCTATCTGGCCGCCGATGATCGCCCCTTGCCCCGCCGCGACTACTACCTGACCTCAGCCCGCTTGCTCGGCGCGCCCGAACCCCAATTCGAATCGAACCCCGCTAACCCCGACCGCCCCGCCGAGCCGAACCGACGGGTCCGTAATCGTCGTCTCAAACAAGACCTCAACTGGAAACCCACGCACCCCACCATCGACGAAGGTCTCGTCGCGGCCCTTGAGGAGGAACAACGCGACGCCCATGCCGAGACCTTTTGA
- a CDS encoding mannose-1-phosphate guanylyltransferase, whose protein sequence is MNARLHAVVMAGGSGTRFWPKSRRDRPKQLLRLYGATTMLQQTLDRVAPLTAPERTWIVTGIDQAEATRAQTPDLAPSQILAEPCPRDTAACVGLAARRIVQLDPEALMLVMPADHVIEPAEEFRRAARAAVALIAEDPRRLVTFGVPPTRPETGYGYMETGEEIGRPEGLAARRALTFREKPDRATAETFLASGRFVWNAGIFVWKAATILEEIARHQPDLAAGLDRLASDLGTDRQSHTLAEIFPTLPKLPIDKAVMERSQQVVVLETPYRWSDVGDWRALAGLGGLDDQGNVLQGPTHVVNTRDSVIIADEGNLVAVLGLSEVVVVQSGGATLVARKDALDNLKALVEELPKAGFPHVL, encoded by the coding sequence ATGAACGCGCGATTGCACGCGGTGGTGATGGCCGGCGGCAGTGGCACCCGGTTTTGGCCCAAAAGCCGCCGGGACCGTCCCAAGCAACTCTTGCGGCTTTATGGCGCGACCACCATGTTGCAGCAGACTCTCGACCGGGTCGCCCCTTTGACTGCCCCGGAGCGAACCTGGATCGTCACTGGAATTGACCAGGCCGAAGCCACCCGCGCTCAGACCCCCGACCTGGCCCCCTCTCAGATCCTTGCCGAACCCTGCCCCCGCGACACTGCCGCTTGCGTGGGACTGGCAGCGCGACGAATCGTCCAGCTGGACCCTGAGGCCCTCATGCTGGTCATGCCGGCTGACCATGTCATCGAACCGGCCGAGGAGTTCCGTCGCGCCGCCCGCGCCGCCGTCGCCCTGATCGCCGAGGACCCCCGCCGTCTGGTCACCTTTGGCGTGCCGCCCACCCGACCCGAGACCGGATACGGCTACATGGAAACCGGCGAGGAAATCGGACGCCCCGAAGGACTGGCCGCCCGTCGCGCCTTGACCTTCCGCGAGAAACCCGACCGAGCCACCGCCGAAACTTTCCTGGCCTCAGGACGGTTCGTCTGGAACGCCGGGATCTTCGTCTGGAAAGCCGCCACCATCTTGGAAGAGATCGCCCGTCACCAACCCGACCTGGCCGCTGGTCTGGATCGTCTCGCGTCCGACCTGGGCACCGACCGCCAATCCCACACCCTCGCTGAAATCTTCCCAACCCTGCCCAAGCTCCCAATTGACAAAGCGGTGATGGAACGATCTCAACAGGTGGTCGTCCTCGAAACCCCCTACCGCTGGAGCGACGTGGGCGACTGGCGCGCGCTGGCCGGATTGGGTGGACTGGACGACCAAGGCAACGTGCTTCAAGGACCTACCCATGTCGTGAACACCCGCGACAGCGTCATCATCGCCGACGAGGGCAACCTGGTGGCGGTGTTGGGCCTCTCCGAAGTCGTGGTGGTGCAATCCGGAGGCGCGACCTTGGTTGCCCGCAAAGACGCGCTGGACAACCTCAAAGCCCTGGTCGAAGAACTGCCCAAGGCCGGATTCCCCCACGTGTTGTAA
- a CDS encoding FG-GAP repeat domain-containing protein, translated as MFRPYAGHPVWFVFAVIVSLVVWDRVMSLAAFGRQETPNPSAFAFEGRVIDPEVGKVCYALTIANVNNDQHSDLLALTEESLYVYLAPAWTKARLIDPIPPERRDGVCVAARDLDGDGRPELVVGSGWRPFDTTFGGWLELYRSDASEPLRYRKIAELGQFPTLHRIRFGPTGIGPDPVVQLVITPIFGVGGKGPDWETGPASRIEALTPPPPDRLADPWTRELLDASLHVVHNLAVVDFLNDGPPYDVLLAARQGVFVLTRTADGKWIRTQIGSGSQDTTPAKGASEIKLGRLADGTRMVATVEPFHGDQVVIYTEPRPTMKITPPLGETADEPPTLWNRAVIDRGRAWGHGLWFADLDGDGDEELVFGQRDPTPQAARATDPNGPRGPAVMVFDPQRERLANGSSELVWTRHLVDDGGVAVEDLLVHDLDGDGKPDLAAGGRATRNVKIYLNRTPPRQTP; from the coding sequence ATGTTCCGCCCCTACGCTGGTCATCCCGTCTGGTTTGTTTTCGCTGTCATCGTGTCGTTGGTGGTTTGGGATCGGGTGATGTCGCTGGCCGCCTTCGGCCGGCAAGAGACTCCCAACCCGTCCGCCTTCGCGTTCGAGGGCCGGGTGATTGACCCTGAGGTGGGCAAGGTCTGTTACGCCTTAACGATCGCGAATGTCAACAATGATCAACATTCGGATTTGCTTGCGCTGACGGAAGAGTCATTGTATGTCTATCTTGCGCCGGCTTGGACCAAGGCGCGCTTGATCGACCCGATTCCGCCCGAGCGGCGCGACGGGGTCTGTGTGGCGGCCCGCGACTTGGATGGCGACGGTCGGCCCGAACTGGTCGTGGGGTCGGGCTGGCGTCCCTTCGACACCACCTTTGGCGGCTGGCTGGAACTGTATCGCTCCGACGCCTCGGAACCGTTGCGTTATCGAAAGATCGCCGAACTTGGACAATTCCCCACCTTGCACCGCATCCGCTTTGGTCCTACTGGGATCGGTCCCGACCCAGTGGTTCAACTGGTGATCACGCCGATTTTCGGCGTTGGCGGCAAGGGGCCGGATTGGGAAACCGGTCCCGCGTCGCGGATCGAAGCGCTCACTCCGCCCCCTCCCGATCGCCTGGCTGATCCCTGGACCCGCGAGTTGCTTGACGCGTCGTTGCATGTTGTCCATAACCTCGCCGTGGTGGATTTCCTCAACGACGGTCCGCCTTACGATGTGCTTTTGGCCGCTCGCCAAGGTGTCTTTGTGTTGACCCGAACTGCCGACGGTAAGTGGATTCGAACCCAAATCGGCTCCGGTTCGCAGGACACCACCCCGGCCAAGGGAGCCAGCGAGATCAAGCTGGGACGTTTGGCCGACGGTACCCGGATGGTGGCCACTGTGGAACCGTTCCACGGCGACCAGGTTGTGATCTACACCGAACCCCGCCCGACGATGAAGATCACTCCTCCATTAGGCGAGACGGCCGACGAGCCGCCGACCCTTTGGAACCGCGCTGTGATTGATCGCGGTCGCGCTTGGGGACATGGGCTGTGGTTCGCCGACCTCGACGGCGACGGCGACGAGGAACTTGTCTTCGGTCAGCGCGATCCGACACCCCAAGCCGCCCGTGCTACCGACCCGAATGGTCCCCGTGGTCCCGCCGTCATGGTGTTCGACCCTCAACGCGAACGCTTGGCAAATGGTTCCAGTGAACTGGTTTGGACTCGTCACCTCGTTGACGATGGCGGCGTGGCGGTGGAGGATCTCTTAGTCCATGACCTCGATGGCGACGGCAAGCCGGATCTCGCCGCCGGTGGCCGCGCCACCCGCAACGTCAAAATTTACCTCAACCGTACACCGCCACGTCAGACTCCGTGA
- a CDS encoding UTP--glucose-1-phosphate uridylyltransferase, with protein MTTSSASPPTKLVERLERIGQLQVLRFWNELEETARARLITDLEGVDLERLADLIDQFVTHRHAQTPHAIPPLDPSRVGPVETIPPGSRSREEQEEALRAGTDLLSRGEVAIVLVAGGQGTRLGFDGPKGTFPIGPVSDASLFQIHAEKIVALGRRHGVEPPLFVMTSPDNHQATADFFAAHNQFGLKRLRLFTQGQLPAVDAQTGAILLANRDRVALAPDGHGGTLRALAAPGPNGGPSCLDEMEEAGIRTIFYFQVDNPLVKIADPVFLGHHLRAGADMSFKVVEKHQPDEKLGVVVMVDGRPQVIEYSDLPAELAQRRDPQGRLELRAGSIAVHAFEVAFLRRLVGQGGGALPFHQALKKVPHINAEGHLVQPDQPNAIKFETFIFDALPLAQRFVVVETQRDEEFEPLKNATGPDSPASVRQRMSDLYAKWLEAAGAKVERRGDGSVPFGIEISPLFALDAADLKGKVPPGIVVNEPLHLR; from the coding sequence ATGACCACCTCCTCCGCCTCACCCCCAACCAAGCTTGTGGAACGGCTCGAACGAATCGGCCAATTGCAGGTGCTGCGATTCTGGAACGAACTGGAGGAGACCGCCCGCGCCCGGCTGATCACCGATCTCGAAGGCGTGGACCTCGAACGACTGGCCGATCTCATCGACCAATTCGTGACTCACCGCCACGCCCAAACCCCGCACGCCATCCCACCGCTTGACCCCTCGCGGGTGGGACCGGTCGAAACGATCCCCCCTGGATCACGCTCCCGCGAGGAGCAGGAAGAAGCGTTGCGCGCGGGCACCGACCTCTTGAGCCGTGGCGAAGTGGCCATCGTGCTCGTTGCCGGCGGTCAGGGAACCCGCTTGGGGTTCGACGGTCCCAAGGGAACCTTCCCGATCGGTCCGGTCTCCGATGCCAGTCTCTTCCAAATTCACGCTGAGAAAATCGTCGCCTTGGGGCGACGCCACGGGGTCGAACCACCTCTCTTCGTCATGACTAGCCCCGACAACCATCAGGCGACCGCCGACTTCTTCGCGGCCCACAACCAATTCGGCCTAAAGCGGCTGCGGCTCTTCACCCAAGGCCAACTGCCAGCCGTGGACGCCCAAACCGGAGCGATCCTACTGGCCAACCGCGACCGCGTCGCTCTGGCCCCTGACGGTCACGGCGGAACCCTCCGCGCTCTGGCCGCCCCCGGACCCAATGGCGGACCCTCCTGCTTGGACGAAATGGAGGAGGCCGGCATCCGCACCATCTTCTATTTTCAGGTGGACAACCCGCTGGTCAAAATCGCCGATCCCGTCTTCCTGGGACACCACCTCCGCGCTGGAGCCGACATGAGCTTCAAAGTGGTTGAGAAACATCAACCCGACGAAAAGCTCGGCGTGGTCGTCATGGTCGATGGCCGCCCCCAAGTCATCGAATATTCCGATCTGCCCGCGGAATTGGCCCAACGTCGCGACCCCCAGGGCCGATTGGAACTCCGCGCCGGCAGCATCGCGGTCCACGCCTTTGAGGTAGCCTTTCTTCGCAGGTTGGTTGGCCAGGGAGGCGGTGCCCTGCCGTTTCATCAAGCCCTCAAGAAAGTCCCCCACATCAACGCGGAGGGTCACCTCGTCCAACCCGACCAACCCAACGCCATCAAATTCGAAACCTTCATCTTCGACGCCCTCCCCCTGGCCCAACGCTTTGTGGTGGTCGAAACCCAACGCGACGAGGAATTCGAACCGCTCAAGAACGCCACCGGACCCGACTCGCCCGCGTCGGTGCGTCAACGGATGAGCGACCTCTACGCCAAATGGCTCGAAGCGGCTGGAGCCAAAGTCGAACGACGCGGCGACGGATCGGTGCCTTTCGGAATCGAAATCAGCCCCCTGTTCGCGCTGGACGCGGCCGACCTCAAAGGCAAAGTTCCCCCCGGCATCGTGGTCAACGAGCCTCTGCACCTGCGCTAA
- the mutS gene encoding DNA mismatch repair protein MutS: protein MDAIADATPMMRQYRELKARDPEALLLFRMGDFYEMFGDDAERAGELLGLTVTSRDKGPNAVPMAGFPHPALESYLAKLVAAGVRAAVCEQVEDPKTAKGLVKREIVRIVTPGTLTDEALLDPRASNHLAAVVEVKGKLGLAWVELSTARFTLTSTHRLEIQDEIARLAPAELLIAETAVDAPWVRALRAAAPGMTITPRPSWDFLADQARQLLCEQFRVSTLSGFGVNDDAIEIQAAGALLAYLRETQKSALLHLRRLHVHRREEVLGLDETTRRGLELTRTLREGKRDGSLLHAIDLTVTPMGARLLAEWLNAPLTNLDALRRRHDAVGDLVEDAALREELRRGLATIQDLERLAGRMGTGRATPRDLVGLARSLAALPTLKARLTARRSAALRQLEAQLDLCPEIRQAIDETMVDDPPLALKEGGLIRDGFHPLLDELRDIASGGKSWIARFQAEQIRRTGIPSLKVGFNKVFGYYIEVTHQHQSKVPPDFIRKQTVKNAERYITAELKEYEDRVLRAEDQARELEYELFIQLRDRVAAEAPRLVQVGEALAQLDVLAALAELAARRGYRRPELVSEPILKIVAGRHPVLDILMPEGRFIPNDLDLGGDSGTILLLTGPNMAGKSTYIRQAAVLCILAQMGSFLPVKSATIGLVDRIFARVGASDELGRGQSTFMVEMTETANILHNATARSLVILDEIGRGTSTFDGVSLAWAIAEYLHDVIGCRALFATHYHELVDLETVKPGLRNANVSVLEQNGEIVFLHRIVPGGADQSYGIHVARLAGVPNPVLERAKAILAQLEAQHRRMGESAAHSHSDASRSSEGRAASGTTCTNASAAVAVPGLRRVKTGKGMQASLFAALPDPILDELAAVDPETLDPQAALDLIRRLKQLA from the coding sequence ATGGACGCCATCGCCGACGCCACGCCGATGATGCGGCAGTATCGGGAGCTCAAGGCTCGTGACCCCGAGGCGTTGCTGCTGTTCCGTATGGGCGACTTCTACGAGATGTTCGGCGACGACGCCGAACGCGCCGGGGAGTTGCTGGGCTTGACCGTCACCAGCCGCGACAAGGGACCCAACGCCGTGCCAATGGCGGGGTTTCCCCACCCAGCGCTTGAGTCGTACCTCGCCAAGTTGGTGGCTGCTGGAGTGCGGGCGGCGGTCTGCGAACAGGTCGAGGATCCCAAAACCGCCAAAGGGTTGGTCAAGCGTGAGATTGTTCGGATCGTCACCCCGGGCACCTTGACCGACGAGGCTCTGCTCGATCCCCGCGCGAGCAACCACCTGGCCGCCGTCGTCGAGGTCAAGGGGAAACTGGGGCTGGCCTGGGTCGAACTCTCCACGGCCCGATTCACCTTGACTTCGACTCACCGCCTGGAAATCCAGGACGAGATCGCCCGCCTCGCTCCTGCTGAGTTGTTGATTGCCGAAACGGCCGTGGACGCTCCCTGGGTCCGGGCACTACGCGCGGCGGCTCCCGGCATGACGATCACCCCGCGGCCCTCCTGGGACTTCCTGGCCGATCAGGCCCGCCAGCTGCTTTGCGAGCAGTTCCGCGTTTCGACCCTGAGCGGCTTCGGAGTCAACGACGACGCCATCGAGATTCAAGCCGCTGGCGCGTTGCTGGCCTATCTCCGCGAGACCCAGAAATCAGCGCTGCTTCACCTGCGACGGCTCCACGTCCATCGTCGTGAAGAGGTGTTAGGACTGGACGAGACCACCCGTCGCGGTCTTGAACTCACCCGTACCCTGCGCGAGGGCAAACGCGACGGCTCGTTGCTTCACGCCATCGACCTGACCGTCACCCCGATGGGCGCACGGTTGCTCGCGGAATGGCTCAACGCCCCCTTGACCAACCTCGACGCCCTGCGACGCCGTCACGACGCGGTGGGAGACCTAGTCGAGGACGCAGCGCTGCGCGAGGAGCTTCGTCGGGGTTTGGCGACGATTCAGGATTTGGAACGTCTGGCCGGTCGAATGGGGACTGGACGGGCCACGCCGCGCGACCTCGTTGGCCTGGCCCGCTCACTCGCTGCGTTGCCTACCCTCAAAGCCCGGCTGACCGCCCGCCGCTCCGCCGCTCTTCGGCAACTCGAAGCCCAACTCGACCTCTGCCCCGAGATTCGCCAAGCCATCGACGAAACAATGGTGGACGACCCGCCGCTTGCCCTCAAGGAGGGCGGCCTGATCCGCGACGGCTTCCACCCGTTGCTCGACGAACTGCGCGACATCGCCAGCGGCGGCAAATCCTGGATCGCCCGCTTTCAGGCCGAACAAATCCGACGCACCGGCATCCCCAGCCTCAAAGTCGGATTCAACAAGGTCTTCGGCTATTATATTGAAGTCACCCATCAACATCAGTCAAAAGTTCCTCCTGACTTCATCCGCAAGCAGACTGTCAAGAACGCGGAGCGGTATATCACCGCCGAGCTCAAGGAATACGAGGACCGCGTCCTGCGGGCCGAGGATCAGGCCCGCGAACTGGAATACGAGCTGTTCATTCAACTGCGCGACCGCGTGGCCGCCGAGGCTCCCCGGTTGGTTCAGGTTGGCGAGGCACTGGCGCAGCTCGACGTGCTGGCCGCTTTGGCCGAACTGGCGGCCCGTCGTGGCTACCGCCGTCCTGAACTCGTCTCCGAACCGATCCTCAAAATCGTCGCGGGCCGCCACCCCGTCCTCGACATCCTCATGCCCGAGGGGCGCTTTATCCCCAACGACCTCGATCTTGGAGGCGACTCCGGCACGATCTTGCTCCTCACCGGACCCAACATGGCGGGCAAATCCACCTACATCCGTCAAGCGGCCGTGTTGTGCATCCTTGCGCAAATGGGTTCGTTTCTGCCGGTCAAGTCAGCCACGATCGGTCTAGTGGACCGCATCTTCGCCCGCGTTGGGGCCAGCGATGAACTGGGCCGAGGCCAATCGACCTTCATGGTCGAGATGACCGAAACCGCTAATATTCTGCACAACGCCACTGCCCGTAGCCTCGTCATCCTCGACGAGATCGGCCGTGGGACCAGCACCTTCGACGGCGTGTCGCTCGCCTGGGCCATCGCCGAATATTTGCACGACGTGATTGGTTGCCGCGCATTGTTCGCCACTCACTACCACGAACTCGTTGATCTAGAGACTGTCAAGCCCGGCCTACGCAACGCCAACGTCTCGGTGTTGGAGCAAAACGGCGAAATTGTCTTCTTGCACCGGATCGTGCCCGGCGGAGCCGACCAAAGCTACGGCATTCACGTCGCCCGCTTGGCCGGGGTGCCCAACCCTGTGCTTGAACGGGCCAAGGCGATCCTGGCTCAACTGGAAGCCCAACACCGTCGCATGGGCGAGTCCGCCGCCCATTCCCATTCCGACGCTAGTCGATCCTCCGAGGGTAGGGCGGCCTCTGGAACGACATGCACCAACGCCTCCGCGGCCGTGGCCGTCCCCGGGCTGCGTCGAGTCAAGACCGGCAAAGGAATGCAGGCCAGCTTGTTCGCTGCGCTGCCTGACCCGATCCTCGACGAACTCGCCGCCGTCGATCCCGAAACGCTTGATCCCCAAGCTGCCCTCGATCTGATTCGTCGGCTCAAACAACTCGCTTGA